One part of the Chryseobacterium sp. 7 genome encodes these proteins:
- a CDS encoding nuclear transport factor 2 family protein encodes MNNKELVLKAIAAVFIDRDVTAFEKYFGANYIQHNPAIPNGTDALKQFLPLLPPDFGYEPGVITESENIVMIHGRYTNWNGKNMIGVDIFRVDNGRLVEHWDVLQEEVTAENSVNGNSMFPIVL; translated from the coding sequence ATGAATAATAAAGAATTGGTACTAAAAGCCATTGCCGCTGTGTTTATTGACAGGGATGTTACGGCATTTGAAAAATATTTCGGAGCTAATTATATTCAGCATAATCCTGCAATTCCCAACGGAACGGATGCTCTGAAACAGTTTTTACCATTATTACCACCAGATTTTGGATATGAACCGGGTGTCATTACAGAAAGTGAAAATATCGTTATGATTCATGGACGCTACACTAATTGGAATGGTAAAAATATGATTGGAGTAGATATTTTCAGAGTAGATAACGGAAGGCTGGTGGAACATTGGGATGTTTTACAAGAGGAAGTAACTGCGGAAAATTCAGTTAATGGAAATTCAATGTTTCCAATAGTATTATAA
- a CDS encoding winged helix-turn-helix transcriptional regulator: protein MENKRKNKDFNPNNCPVTHFYNKVGGKWKTVIMYGISMNVNRFSMLQKAIPMISKQMLVNQLREMEEDNIIERKIYAEIPPRVEYKLTEYGQTFMPVLMTIQDWGLKDMALKN, encoded by the coding sequence ATGGAAAATAAAAGAAAAAATAAAGATTTCAATCCCAATAATTGTCCTGTAACTCACTTTTACAATAAAGTAGGAGGCAAATGGAAAACGGTAATTATGTACGGAATAAGCATGAACGTAAACCGTTTCAGCATGCTGCAGAAGGCCATTCCTATGATCAGTAAACAAATGCTTGTGAACCAGCTCAGAGAAATGGAAGAAGACAACATTATTGAAAGAAAAATTTACGCCGAAATCCCTCCCAGAGTAGAATATAAGCTTACGGAATATGGTCAGACTTTCATGCCTGTGCTTATGACTATTCAGGATTGGGGACTTAAGGATATGGCTTTAAAAAATTAA
- the lnt gene encoding apolipoprotein N-acyltransferase, translating into MKYVLLTLISAMLLSVSWPTYGVPFFIFFALVPLLMMEHGVSKFSDYKRKSWVVFGLSYLCFVIWNIVTTGWLYGSKNPDGSHSLMAVVFPVLVNSFLYSLVFQCYHWYKNAQGTYWGLGFLIAIWMSFEKFHLGWELTWPWLNLGNVFSDYPKLIQWYDTLGATGGSFWILLINVLIFYTVRTWEAGRKRKDLIKNSTIAGALIVIPMIISVIKYNNFDEKPTGQVNVLMLQPDLDPYAEKYSKDSLTIEQDLLALAQKNSTGKIDYYIAPETALPGRGSISETAFEKSLLLNNIKGFLSSHPGSVFATGISSHRFFYNPADLPKEAYQINSGVWVSSYNTAIQLVPNQKVQAYHKGKLVPGVEIFPYMNVLKPLLGDAMLNLGGTVASLGTDKERVAFSNPYNKGKLAPIICYESIYGEFVTDYVKKGANFLGIMTNDSWWGVTEGHKQLLSYAKLRAIETRREIARAANSGISAHINAKGEVTADTFYGDQTALFAKVNLYDTMTFYTRAGDLLSRFSIFALGFLLFYFLIEWFKKKTNKA; encoded by the coding sequence ATGAAATACGTTTTACTTACCCTTATTTCAGCGATGCTGCTGTCGGTTTCATGGCCTACTTACGGAGTTCCGTTTTTTATATTTTTTGCACTTGTTCCTCTTTTAATGATGGAACATGGAGTTTCAAAATTTTCAGATTATAAAAGAAAAAGCTGGGTAGTTTTTGGATTGTCCTACTTATGTTTTGTGATCTGGAACATAGTTACTACAGGATGGCTGTACGGCTCAAAGAATCCGGACGGGAGCCACTCTCTGATGGCTGTGGTATTTCCGGTGCTGGTAAACTCTTTTTTATATTCTTTGGTATTTCAATGCTATCACTGGTATAAAAATGCTCAGGGAACGTATTGGGGGCTTGGATTTTTAATCGCTATCTGGATGAGTTTTGAAAAATTTCATTTAGGATGGGAATTAACGTGGCCGTGGCTTAACCTTGGAAATGTATTTTCAGATTATCCAAAGCTGATTCAATGGTATGACACATTGGGAGCAACCGGAGGAAGTTTCTGGATTCTTCTCATTAATGTTTTGATTTTCTATACCGTAAGAACCTGGGAAGCTGGCAGAAAGAGAAAAGATCTGATTAAAAACTCAACTATTGCTGGAGCTTTAATTGTTATTCCAATGATTATTTCGGTGATCAAATACAATAATTTTGATGAAAAACCTACCGGACAGGTAAACGTTCTGATGCTGCAGCCGGATCTTGATCCTTATGCAGAAAAATATTCGAAGGACAGCCTTACAATTGAACAGGACTTATTGGCTCTTGCTCAAAAAAATTCAACAGGTAAGATTGATTATTATATTGCTCCGGAAACAGCACTTCCAGGAAGGGGATCTATTTCTGAGACAGCATTTGAAAAAAGTCTGCTTCTTAATAATATCAAAGGATTTTTATCCAGTCACCCAGGATCCGTTTTTGCAACGGGAATTTCTTCACACCGTTTCTTTTACAATCCGGCCGATTTACCGAAAGAAGCTTATCAGATCAACAGCGGCGTTTGGGTAAGCAGTTATAATACAGCTATCCAATTGGTTCCTAATCAAAAAGTACAGGCTTATCACAAAGGAAAACTCGTACCGGGCGTTGAAATATTCCCTTACATGAATGTTTTAAAACCATTATTAGGAGACGCCATGCTCAACCTGGGTGGTACAGTAGCCTCTCTGGGAACAGATAAAGAAAGAGTTGCTTTTTCAAATCCTTATAATAAAGGAAAACTGGCACCTATTATCTGCTATGAAAGCATTTATGGTGAGTTTGTAACAGACTATGTAAAAAAAGGAGCTAATTTCTTAGGAATTATGACGAACGACTCTTGGTGGGGCGTTACAGAAGGACACAAACAGCTTTTATCATATGCAAAACTAAGAGCCATTGAAACCAGAAGAGAAATTGCCCGTGCTGCTAACAGTGGAATTTCGGCACACATCAATGCAAAAGGAGAAGTGACTGCTGATACTTTCTACGGTGACCAAACGGCTTTATTTGCGAAAGTAAATCTATATGATACGATGACATTCTACACAAGAGCCGGAGACCTTCTTTCAAGGTTTTCCATATTTGCACTAGGTTTTCTACTGTTTTATTTTCTGATTGAATGGTTTAAAAAGAAAACAAATAAAGCTTAA
- a CDS encoding T9SS type A sorting domain-containing protein translates to MKRIYILLSMLPVSIMAQNFTEIQTSMNNFYYSAADIADIDNNGTMDIVFNGAIDSDGDGNVDSTYNEVYQNNVTTLLPYAGLGADVTHLGDIRFIDYNNDGLMDIVSTGLSYSDVVNYKQYRFRNTGSGFVKEADLPGKIYGSIDVFDFNHDGKSDYAINGTQYAHGGGFRNTLDYYKNTGAGFDMTENWVDGTQSGSFKVVDLNNDHLLDLVIIGSDINGTPVSKVYMNQAGVLTPTQDLFPVAVGKIDFADFNADGFQDVVIIGRDGNDDGYFAVLMNDGTGNLTPQMITGTDISDVSLSVGDLNNDGYYDFIISGNENYNAVVKTYLYDVVNHKFNEGTITGITDLGGPGLVHLFDFNNDNHLDVLLGGFDWAASDLPSLTKVFKNNSTATNAKPAAPTQLNMTKNGNRFNFTWSGASDDKTPVNALRYEITVGSTQGANDIAKYVVTTPSWFLELDPAIQNVYWSVKSIDASKVYSDASTQGTLGTAEIKSDKQLVIYPNPASDRVYIKGEKVSEAEMYSMDGRKLNISVNGDQSIDVSHLPKGVYLLKLKIKNEITTRKLTIK, encoded by the coding sequence TGAATAATTTCTATTATTCTGCAGCTGATATTGCCGATATAGATAACAATGGAACAATGGATATTGTGTTTAATGGAGCTATTGATTCTGATGGCGACGGAAATGTAGACAGTACTTATAATGAAGTCTATCAGAATAATGTAACAACATTGCTGCCTTATGCAGGACTGGGAGCGGATGTAACGCATCTTGGCGATATCAGGTTTATTGATTATAATAATGACGGGCTGATGGATATTGTTTCTACAGGACTTAGTTATTCGGATGTTGTTAATTATAAACAATACAGGTTCAGGAATACAGGTTCAGGTTTTGTGAAAGAAGCTGATCTTCCAGGGAAAATCTACGGATCTATAGACGTTTTTGATTTTAATCATGATGGAAAATCTGACTATGCCATCAACGGAACACAATATGCTCATGGAGGAGGTTTCAGAAATACATTAGATTATTATAAGAATACAGGTGCTGGTTTTGATATGACAGAAAACTGGGTAGATGGTACCCAGAGCGGAAGTTTTAAAGTAGTAGATCTGAATAATGATCATCTTCTGGATCTCGTAATTATAGGCTCAGATATCAATGGTACTCCAGTGTCTAAAGTATACATGAATCAGGCAGGAGTTTTGACTCCTACTCAGGATCTTTTTCCGGTTGCGGTTGGAAAAATAGATTTTGCAGATTTTAATGCGGATGGGTTTCAGGATGTGGTGATCATTGGAAGAGATGGAAATGACGACGGATATTTTGCAGTTCTTATGAATGATGGTACGGGGAATTTGACTCCTCAAATGATCACAGGAACTGATATTTCAGATGTTTCATTAAGCGTTGGCGATCTGAATAATGACGGTTATTATGATTTTATTATCTCAGGAAATGAAAATTATAATGCTGTTGTGAAAACTTATCTGTATGACGTTGTCAATCATAAATTCAATGAAGGAACCATAACGGGAATAACTGATCTGGGAGGACCGGGACTTGTTCATCTTTTTGATTTTAATAATGACAACCATTTGGATGTATTATTGGGTGGATTTGACTGGGCTGCTTCTGACTTACCCTCATTAACGAAAGTATTTAAAAATAATTCCACCGCAACCAATGCAAAGCCTGCAGCACCAACTCAACTGAACATGACGAAAAACGGAAACAGGTTCAATTTTACATGGAGTGGGGCTTCGGATGATAAAACTCCGGTGAATGCACTGCGTTACGAAATTACAGTAGGATCTACACAGGGAGCGAATGATATTGCTAAATATGTAGTAACAACTCCATCATGGTTTCTGGAACTTGATCCGGCCATTCAGAATGTATACTGGAGCGTGAAATCTATTGATGCTTCAAAAGTATATTCTGATGCTTCCACACAAGGTACGTTGGGAACTGCGGAAATTAAATCAGATAAACAACTTGTTATCTATCCGAATCCGGCATCAGACAGGGTATATATTAAAGGAGAAAAAGTTTCGGAAGCGGAAATGTATTCTATGGATGGAAGAAAACTGAATATCAGTGTCAATGGAGATCAGTCTATTGATGTTTCTCATTTACCTAAAGGAGTTTATTTATTAAAACTGAAGATAAAAAACGAAATAACCACAAGAAAACTTACGATTAAGTAA